One genomic segment of Bradyrhizobium diazoefficiens includes these proteins:
- a CDS encoding acetyl-CoA carboxylase biotin carboxyl carrier protein subunit, producing MNHCFEVDGVEYQLWLSRCREDYRLCLHDRVIAPVAFSHRDDGCGVVMIAGESQPVRFAIDGETIHVHMNGETRSLHYRDPLRTLARSKQETTQAVARAPMPGVVIVTRVSPGQAVSVGTPLMTIESMKLETVIRSPQDGIVERIHFKQGESFEQDAVLVTLLEERT from the coding sequence GTGAATCACTGTTTTGAGGTCGATGGCGTCGAATACCAGCTATGGCTGTCTCGATGCCGAGAGGACTACCGACTCTGCTTGCATGACAGGGTGATTGCCCCGGTCGCGTTCTCCCATCGCGATGACGGCTGCGGTGTTGTTATGATTGCGGGTGAAAGCCAACCCGTCAGGTTTGCCATTGATGGCGAAACCATTCACGTGCACATGAATGGCGAAACGCGCAGTTTGCATTACCGCGACCCATTGCGAACGCTTGCTAGGTCGAAGCAGGAGACAACCCAAGCCGTCGCTCGCGCGCCCATGCCGGGCGTCGTCATTGTCACCCGGGTTTCGCCTGGTCAGGCCGTTTCTGTTGGAACGCCCCTGATGACGATCGAGAGCATGAAGTTGGAGACCGTCATACGTTCTCCACAAGACGGCATTGTCGAGCGTATTCACTTCAAACAAGGCGAGAGCTTTGAACAGGATGCTGTCCTGGTTACGCTCCTCGAGGAGCGGACCTGA
- a CDS encoding acetyl-CoA carboxylase biotin carboxylase subunit codes for MHELPFDTVLIANRGEIAVRIIKTVRKLGLRSAIVHHDIDARTLAVSMADAAIAIDGPTPIAAYLDIPQIIAAARQASAGALHPGYGFLSENAKFARAVTGAGITFIGPSPENIELMGDKIRARNFVQQHGFPVVPCAIEEDDPTTFVRRARAMGSPLLVKPSVSGGGKGMQIVRDLGALEDAIAQARSEAQRYFGDGRLYVERHIENPRHIEVQVLGDAFGNVAHLFERECSIQRRFQKVIEEAPASGLSSELRQRICDTAVGIARAANYHSAGTVEFLLAGGEFHFLEMNTRLQVEHPVTEMITGVDLVAEQIHIAAGRPLRLAQSDIVPSGHAIEARLCAEAPERGYAPTTGKVLVLDYPGGEGIRIDSGLSRGQNITTAFDPLLAKIIVHSPSRIETAQKAHRAMRDLVLLGCATNASFLARLLADDGFLHGHIHTGYLEEHPHIAAGDPRADLSTFLAAGALLTGPVRESADAVSELHAALGSWRN; via the coding sequence ATGCATGAACTCCCTTTTGATACCGTTCTAATCGCCAACAGGGGAGAGATCGCCGTTCGTATCATCAAGACCGTTCGCAAGTTGGGGCTTCGTTCTGCGATCGTCCACCACGACATTGATGCCCGCACGCTTGCGGTCTCTATGGCCGATGCAGCCATCGCGATCGACGGACCCACGCCGATTGCTGCCTATCTCGACATCCCGCAGATTATCGCCGCCGCCCGACAGGCGAGCGCTGGTGCACTGCATCCAGGTTATGGATTTCTGTCGGAGAACGCGAAGTTCGCCAGGGCCGTTACGGGCGCCGGCATCACCTTCATCGGACCTAGCCCCGAAAACATCGAACTGATGGGCGACAAAATCCGAGCTCGCAACTTCGTTCAGCAACACGGCTTTCCAGTCGTTCCTTGCGCCATCGAGGAAGATGATCCAACGACCTTCGTGCGCAGAGCCCGGGCCATGGGATCCCCTTTGCTGGTAAAACCTTCCGTGAGCGGCGGCGGCAAAGGCATGCAGATTGTGCGCGACCTCGGCGCGCTGGAGGACGCAATCGCGCAGGCACGCAGCGAGGCGCAGCGCTACTTCGGAGATGGCCGGCTTTACGTCGAACGACATATCGAAAACCCGCGCCATATCGAAGTCCAGGTGCTCGGCGACGCCTTCGGAAACGTTGCTCATCTGTTCGAGCGCGAGTGCTCGATCCAACGTCGGTTTCAGAAGGTTATCGAAGAGGCGCCCGCGTCGGGGCTGTCGTCGGAGTTGCGCCAAAGGATCTGCGATACTGCCGTCGGCATCGCGCGTGCAGCCAACTATCACAGTGCCGGCACTGTCGAATTCCTCCTTGCCGGAGGAGAGTTCCACTTTCTGGAAATGAATACACGTTTGCAAGTAGAGCATCCCGTGACCGAGATGATTACGGGCGTTGATCTTGTTGCCGAACAGATCCACATCGCTGCGGGCCGCCCACTTAGATTGGCGCAGTCCGACATTGTGCCGAGCGGACACGCGATCGAAGCCAGGTTGTGTGCCGAAGCGCCGGAGCGCGGATACGCTCCAACAACAGGTAAGGTCCTTGTGCTCGACTACCCCGGCGGCGAGGGTATACGCATCGACAGCGGCCTTTCGCGAGGTCAGAACATCACGACAGCATTCGATCCCTTGCTCGCCAAGATCATCGTGCATTCGCCCTCGCGTATCGAGACTGCGCAAAAGGCGCATCGCGCGATGCGGGACTTGGTGCTGCTCGGTTGCGCAACCAACGCAAGCTTTCTTGCCCGACTCCTGGCTGACGACGGATTTCTGCATGGACACATTCACACGGGTTATCTCGAGGAACATCCGCACATCGCCGCCGGCGATCCCCGGGCCGACTTGTCGACCTTCCTGGCAGCGGGCGCCCTCCTGACCGGACCTGTCCGCGAATCGGCAGATGCCGTGTCCGAGCTCCACGCGGCGCTGGGCAGTTGGAGAAACTAG